A stretch of Lathyrus oleraceus cultivar Zhongwan6 chromosome 6, CAAS_Psat_ZW6_1.0, whole genome shotgun sequence DNA encodes these proteins:
- the LOC127092609 gene encoding ABC transporter B family member 1, with amino-acid sequence MSQASEQWKWSEMQGIELLSSSHTITPTPALELERGESKEQMELEGESSLPDNKSCDFSDGNEKIKNVASVGFGELFRFADGLDYILMTVGTLGAIVHGCSLPLFLRFFADLVNSFGSNADDLDKMTQEVVKYAFYFLIVGAAIWASSWAEISCWMWTGERQSTRMRIKYLEAALDQDIQFFDTEVRTSDVVFAINADAVMVQDAISEKLGNFVHYMATFVSGFAVGFSAVWQLALVTLAVVPMIAVIGGIHTTTLAKLSGKSQEALSQAGNIVEQTVVQIRVVLAYVGETKALQGYSSTLRVAQKIGYRTGLAKGIGLGATYFVVFCCYALLLWYGGYLVRHHYTNGGLAIATMFAVMIGGLALGQSAPSMAAFTKARVAAAKIFHVIDHKPCIDKNSDSGLELETVTGLVELKNVNFSYPSRPEVQILHNLSLNVPSGKTIALVGSSGSGKSTVVSLIERFYDPSSGQVLIDEHDVKTLKLKWLRQQIGLVSQEPALFATTIKENILLGRPGADQVEIEEAARVANAHSFIFKLPQGYETQVGERGLQLSGGQKQRIAIARAMLKNPAILLLDEATSALDSESEKLVQEALDRFMIGRTTLVIAHRLSTIRKADLVAVLQQGIVSEIGTHDELFAKGENGVYAKLIRMQETANESSTSNARKSSARPSSARNSVSSPIITRNSSYGGRSPYSRRFSDFSTSDFNLSVDAPYPNYKLEKLAFKEQASSFWRLAKMNSPEWLYALIGSIGSIVCGSLSAFFAYVLSAVLSVYYNPNHKHMIREIEKYCYLLIGLSSAALLFNTLQHFFWDIVGENLTKRVREKMLSAVLKNEMAWFDREENESARIAARLALDANNVRSAIGDRISVIVQNTALMLVACTAGFVLQWRLALVLVAVFPVVVAATVLQKMFMSGFSGDLEAAHAKATQLAGEAIANVRTVAAFNSEKKIVGLFASSLETPLRRCFWKGQISGIGYGIAQFALYASYALGLWYASWLVKHGISDFSKTIRVFMVLMVSANGAAETLTLAPDFIKGGRAMRSVFDLLDRRTEIEPDDPDAAHVPDSLRGEVELKHVDFSYPSRQDMPVFRGLSLRAKAGKTLALVGPSGCGKSSVIALIQRLYDPTSGRVMIDGKDIRKYNLKSLRKHIAVVPQEPCLFATTIYENISYGHDSASEAEIIEAATLANAHKFISSLPDGYKTFVGERGVQLSGGQKQRIAIARAFIRKAELMLLDEATSALDAESERSVQEALDRACSGKTTMIVAHRLSTIRNANLIAVIDDGKVEEQGSHSHLLINHPDGIYARMIQLQRLTNNQVVGTASSSGSSARTKDDEVEC; translated from the exons ATGTCACAAGCTTCTGAGCAATGGAAATGGTCTGAAATGCAAGGCATTGAGTTGCTTTCATCTTCTCATACAATAACTCCAACACCAGCATTGGAGTTAGAAAGAGGAGAATCCAAGGAACAAATGGAACTGGAAGGGGAAAGTTCTTTACCCGACAACAAAAGTTGTGATTTTTCTGATGGAAATGAGAAGATTAAGAATGTTGCTTCTGTTGGGTTTGGTGAGCTTTTCAGATTTGCTGATGGGTTGGATTATATTCTCATGACAGTTGGAACTCTTGGAGCAATTGTACATGGTTGTTCATTGCCACTTTTTCTTCGGTTCTTTGCTGATCTTGTTAACTCTTTTGGTTCTAATGCTGATGATTTGGACAAGATGACCCAAGAAGTTGTTAAG TATGCGTTTTACTTTCTGATTGTTGGTGCTGCTATTTGGGCATCTTCATGGGCAG AGATTTCTTGTTGGATGTGGACGGGTGAGAGACAATCAACAAGGATGAGGATTAAGTATCTTGAAGCTGCTTTGGATCAAGATATTCAGTTCTTCGACACTGAAGTTCGAACTTCCGATGTTGTTTTTGCCATCAATGCCGATGCTGTTATGGTACAAGATGCTATAAGTGAGAAG TTAGGTAATTTTGTTCACTATATGGCTACATTTGTTTCTGGATTTGCAGTTGGTTTTAGTGCTGTTTGGCAATTAGCATTGGTTACACTTGCTGTTGTTCCTATGATAGCTGTAATAGGAGGCATTCATACTACCACTTTGGCTAAGTTATCTGGTAAAAGCCAAGAAGCTCTTTCTCAAGCTGGCAACATTGTGGAACAG ACTGTTGTTCAAATTAGAGTGGTGTTAGCATATGTTGGAGAGACAAAAGCACTACAAGGCTATTCATCTACTCTGAGGGTTGCTCAAAAGATTGGTTACCGGACTGGACTTGCAAAGGGAATTGGATTAGGGGCTACATACTTTGTTGTTTTCTGCTGTTATGCACTTTTGTTATGGTATGGAGGTTATTTGGTTAGGCATCACTACACCAATGGAGGACTTGCAATTGCTACAATGTTTGCTGTTATGATCGGTGGATT GGCTTTAGGCCAGTCTGCACCAAGCATGGCCGCATTTACAAAGGCCAGAGTTGCTGCTGCGAAAATTTTCCATGTGATTGATCACAAGCCTTGTATAGACAAAAATAGTGACTCGGGTTTGGAGTTAGAGACTGTGACGGGACTAGTGGAGCTTAAAAATGTGAACTTTTCATATCCATCAAGACCTGAAGTTCAAATCCTTCACAATCTCTCCTTGAATGTTCCTTCTGGAAAGACCATAGCTTTGGTTGGAAGCAGTGGCTCTGGAAAAAGCACAGTTGTGTCCCTAATTGAGAGATTCTATGACCCTTCTTCTG GACAAGTTTTGATAGACGAACATGATGTTAAGACATTGAAGCTTAAATGGTTGAGACAACAGATAGGACTTGTGAGCCAAGAGCCTGCTTTATTTGCCACCACAATTAAAGAAAATATACTATTGGGCAGGCCTGGTGCAGATCAGGTTGAGATAGAAGAAGCTGCTAGAGTAGCTAATGCTCATTCATTCATCTTCAAACTTCCTCAAGGTTATGAAACACAGGTTGGGGAGAGAGGGTTGCAACTATCAGGGGGACAAAAACAGAGAATAGCGATTGCGAGGGCAATGCTGAAAAACCCGGCAATTCTTCTCCTAGATGAGGCCACGAGTGCATTGGACTCCGAGTCAGAAAAGCTGGTTCAAGAAGCTCTTGATAGGTTCATGATTGGTAGAACAACTCTTGTAATCGCGCATCGACTATCTACTATTCGCAAAGCTGACCTGGTGGCTGTACTTCAGCAAGGAATTGTTTCTGAAATTGGAACTCACGACGAGCTCTTTGCTAAAGGGGAAAATGGAGTTTATGCCAAGCTTATCAGAATGCAGGAGACGGCAAATGAAAGTTCAACAAGCAATGCCAGAAAAAGTAGTGCAAG GCCTTCAAGTGCTAGGAATTCTGTAAGCTCGCCGATAATTACCCGGAATTCTTCTTATGGCGGCCGATCACCATACTCGAGGAGGTTTTCTGATTTCTCCACATCTGATTTTAATCTCTCTGTTGATGCACCGTATCCAAATTACAAGCTTGAGAAGCTTGCATTCAAAGAGCAAGCGAGTTCCTTCTGGCGACTTGCGAAAATGAACTCTCCTGAATGGTTATATGCATTGATTGGTTCTATAGGCTCTATTGTTTGTGGATCCCTTAGTGCATTCTTTGCTTATGTTCTCAGTGCTGTTCTCAGTGTCTATTACAATCCAAACCATAAACACATGATTAGAGAAATCGAGAAATACTGCTACTTGCTGATTGGACTTTCGTCGGCTGCACTTTTATTCAATACATTGCAGCACTTCTTCTGGGATATTGTAGGTGAAAATCTTACTAAGCGAGTGAGGGAGAAAATGTTGAGCGCGGTGCTTAAAAATGAAATGGCGTGGTTTGATCGAGAGGAAAATGAGAGTGCTAGGATTGCAGCAAGGCTAGCTCTCGATGCCAACAATGTTAGATCTGCTATTGGAGATCGGATTTCGGTAATTGTGCAGAACACCGCACTTATGCTTGTTGCTTGTACTGCAGGGTTTGTATTGCAGTGGCGGCTTGCCCTTGTTCTCGTTGCTGTCTTCCCGGTTGTTGTCGCAGCCACTGTCTTACAG AAAATGTTCATGTCGGGTTTCTCTGGTGACTTGGAAGCCGCTCATGCTAAGGCCACACAACTAGCTGGGGAGGCTATAGCCAATGTAAGGACTGTTGCTGCGTTTAATTCGGAAAAGAAAATTGTTGGCCTTTTCGCTTCGAGCCTTGAAACTCCACTACGGCGTTGCTTTTGGAAGGGACAGATTTCTGGAATTGGTTATGGGATAGCTCAGTTTGCGCTCTATGCTTCCTATGCTCTCGGTCTGTGGTATGCTTCTTGGCTTGTGAAGCACGGCATCTCCGATTTCTCTAAAACAATCCGAGTATTTATGGTCCTCATGGTCTCTGCTAATGGTGCTGCCGAAACTTTAACTTTGGCTCCTGACTTTATCAAGGGAGGCCGAGCCATGAGGTCGGTCTTCGATCTCCTTGACCGTAGAACTGAAATTGAGCCAGATGATCCAGATGCTGCCCATGTCCCAGACTCTCTTCGCGGTGAAGTGGAACTCAAGCATGTTGACTTCTCTTATCCCAGCCGACAGGATATGCCTGTTTTCCGCGGCCTTAGTCTTCGTGCAAAGGCAGGCAAGACTCTTGCCCTTGTAGGCCCTAGTGGATGTGGTAAGAGCTCGGTTATTGCACTTATACAAAGACTCTACGATCCAACGTCCGGCCGTGTCATGATCGACGGAAAGGACATAAGGAAATACAACCTCAAGTCCCTTAGAAAACACATTGCAGTGGTGCCCCAAGAGCCATGCTTATTTGCTACTACTATTTACGAAAACATTTCATATGGACATGACTCAGCTTCCGAAGCCGAGATTATTGAAGCTGCGACTCTCGCCAATGCTCACAAGTTCATATCTTCTCTCCCCGACGGATACAAAACATTTGTTGGCGAACGAGGAGTTCAACTATCCGGTGGACAGAAGCAAAGAATAGCAATTGCTCGAGCTTTTATACGGAAAGCAGAACTTATGCTTCTCGATGAAGCAACAAGTGCACTCGATGCTGAATCGGAACGGTCTGTTCAAGAGGCCCTCGACCGTGCCTGCTCGGGAAAAACTACTATGATTGTTGCACACAGGCTGTCAACTATTAGGAATGCCAATCTCATTGCAGTGATTGATGATGGGAAAGTTGAGGAACAAGGCTCACATTCACATTTGTTGATAAATCACCCAGATGGGATCTACGCCCGAATGATTCAACTGCAAAGATTGACGAATAACCAAGTCGTTGGGACCGCGTCGAGTTCAGGTTCTTCAGCAAGAACAAAAGATGATGAAGTTGAATGCTAG